A genomic segment from Oncorhynchus clarkii lewisi isolate Uvic-CL-2024 chromosome 14, UVic_Ocla_1.0, whole genome shotgun sequence encodes:
- the LOC139366499 gene encoding cytoplasmic polyadenylation element-binding protein 4-like isoform X2 translates to MDDYGFGVLVKNNGSGNKSAFPVRIPPHLQTQPLHLNHPANPPSPPSFVNSTSATNGGGSAWLFPSVTPHSNMQDEILDSDKSKALDLQDLQEKAQPQALSPGQQEAGGGLGELDGILPEDGTLEKGSLETGGKEKLRGGMDSPPVLGGFDYQDSLGMGTSGAQSTTTSSLTSFNNWSPTIPSNPSPVIGEDVGGGFFGPAGSNANGPQMLFQNFSHHAGPGFGGAGGSFSPQIGPVSQHHPPPHHYHPHNQGVPPQHRRSPASPHPPQPSFPPHPHRSGAFTQLPHLAPAQSKPPSPWGSYQSPAPPTSTSWSPGGGGYGGWGGSQGVREYRRGLNGGVTALNSISPLKKSFPNNQVPSQKYPRNNSGFNQKAWMEDSMSRTDNFPFQERTRSFDGFSMHSLENSLIDIMRAEQDSLKGRYGFSHQGGDGSLPMNARSYGRRRGHSNLFPMEDERSFGEDESGDQGLPGLGSAHCFPHLNGERVERYSRKVFVGGLPPDIDEDEITASFRRFGHLFVDWPHKAESKSYFPPKGYAFLLFQDESSVQALIDACIEEDGKLYLCVSSPTIKDKPVQIRPWNLNDSDFVMDGSQPLDPRKTIFVGGVPRPLRAVELAMIMDRLYGGVCYAGIDTDPELKYPKGAGRVAFSNQQSYIAAISARFVQLQHGEIDKRVEVKPYVLDDQLCDECQGTRCGGKFAPFFCANVTCLQYYCEYCWAAIHSRAGREFHKPLVKEGGDRPRHISFRWN, encoded by the exons ATGGACGACTACGGCTTCGGAGTCCTGGTGAAGAATAACGGCAGTGGCAACAAGTCTGCTTTCCCTGTGAGGATCCCCCCTCACCTCCAAACCCAGCCCCTACACCTCAATCACCCTGCCAACCCCCCCAGCCCCCCTTCATTCGTCAACAGCACCTCGGCCACCAATGGAGGAGGTAGCGCATGGCTGTTCCCCTCCGTAACACCCCACAGTAACATGCAGGATGAGATCCTTGACTCCGACAAGTCCAAAGCCCTGGACCTCCAGGACCTGCAGGAGAAGGCCCAGCCGCAGGCCCTCTCCCCTGGGCAGCAAGAGGCCGGAGGTGGCCTAGGGGAGCTGGATGGAATCCTACCTGAGGACGGCACCCTGGAGAAGGGCTCGTTGGAGACCGGTGGGAAGGAGAAGCTTAGGGGTGGGATGGACTCTCCTCCGGTGCTGGGGGGGTTTGACTACCAGGATAGCCTGGGGATGGGGACATCCGGAGCCcaatccaccaccacctcctccttgaCCTCCTTCAACAACTGGTCCCCGACCATACCTTCCAACCCCTCCCCCGTTATCGGCGAGGACGTCGGGGGTGGGTTCTTTGGCCCGGCTGGTTCCAACGCTAACGGACCCCAGATGCTGTTCCAGAACTTCTCCCACCACGCGGGGCCCGGCTTCGGAGGGGCGGGGGGCAGCTTCTCCCCCCAAATCGGCCCGGTCTCCCAGCACCACCCTCCTccccaccactaccacccccATAACCAGGGGGTCCCCCCTCAGCACCGTCGCTCTCCAgcctccccccaccctccccagccctccttccctcctcaccCCCACCGCTCTGGAGCTTTCACCCAGCTGCCCCACCTGGCCCCGGCCCAGTCCAAGCCCCCCTCCCCTTGGGGCAGCTACCAGAGCCCTGCCCCCCCCACTTCCACCTCCTGGAGCCCCGGGGGAGGTGGGTACGGTGGCTGGGGAGGGTCACAGGGGGTTCGTGAGTACCGCAGGGGCCTCAATGGAGGGGTGACGGCCCTCAACTCCATCTCACCACTTAAGAAGTCTTTCCCCAACAATCAG GTGCCCTCTCAGAAGTATCCTCGTAATAACTCTGGGTTCAACCAAAAGGCCTGGATGGAAGACAGCATGAGTCGCACTGACAACTTCCCTTTCCAG GAGAGAACCCGTTCCTTTGATGGCTTCAGCATGCACTCCCTGGAGAACAGTCTGATTGATATTATGAGGGCTGAACAGGATTCATTGAAAG GTCGCTATGGTTTCTCTCACCAGGGCGGAGATGGGTCTTTGCCCATGAATG CTAGGAGCTATGGCAGACGACGAG GTCACTCTAACCTGTTTCCCATGGAGGACGAGCGGTCCTTCGGAGAGGACGAGTCAGGTGACCAGGGACTTCCTGGTTTAGGATCCGCCCACTGTTTCCCGCACCTCAACGGAGAGCGAGTGGAGAGATACTCACGCAAGGTGTTTGTGGGAGGACTGCCCCCCGATATAGATGAAG ATGAGATCACCGCCAGTTTCCGCCGGTTCGGTCACCTGTTTGTTGATTGGCCCCACAAGGCTGAGAGCAAGTCCTATTTCCCACCCAAAG GTTATGCATTCTTACTGTTCCAAGACGAGAGCTCTGTCCAGGCTCTGATCGATGCCTGTATCGAGGAGGATGGCAAGCTCTACCTCTGTGTCTCCAGCCCCACCATCAAGGACAAGCCT GTCCAGATCCGTCCCTGGAACCTGAACGACAGTGACTTTGTGATGGACGGCTCTCAGcctctggaccccaggaagaccaTCTTCGTAGGGGGGGTGCCACGTCCTCTACGTGCAG TGGAGCTGGCCATGATAATGGAtcgtctgtatggaggagtgtgtTACGCTGGAATCGACACAGACCCTGAGCTGAAGTACCCTAAAGGAGCGGGCCGTGTGGCATTCTCCAATCAGCAGAGCTACATCGCTGCTATCAGCGCTCGATTCGTTCAGCTGCAGCACGGCGAGATCGACAAACGG gtggaAGTGAAGCCATATGTGCTGGATGACCAGCTGTGTGATGAGTGCCAGGGGACACGCTGTGGGGGGAAGTTCGCTCCCTTCTTCTGCGCTAACGTCACCTGTCTCCAGTACTACTGCGAGTACTGCTGGGCCGCCATCCACTCCCGTGCCGGACGAGAGTTCCACAAGCCACTGGTCAAGGAGGGGGGAGACCGGCCCCGACACATATCCTTCAGGTGGaattag
- the LOC139366499 gene encoding cytoplasmic polyadenylation element-binding protein 4-like isoform X1 has translation MDDYGFGVLVKNNGSGNKSAFPVRIPPHLQTQPLHLNHPANPPSPPSFVNSTSATNGGGSAWLFPSVTPHSNMQDEILDSDKSKALDLQDLQEKAQPQALSPGQQEAGGGLGELDGILPEDGTLEKGSLETGGKEKLRGGMDSPPVLGGFDYQDSLGMGTSGAQSTTTSSLTSFNNWSPTIPSNPSPVIGEDVGGGFFGPAGSNANGPQMLFQNFSHHAGPGFGGAGGSFSPQIGPVSQHHPPPHHYHPHNQGVPPQHRRSPASPHPPQPSFPPHPHRSGAFTQLPHLAPAQSKPPSPWGSYQSPAPPTSTSWSPGGGGYGGWGGSQGVREYRRGLNGGVTALNSISPLKKSFPNNQVPSQKYPRNNSGFNQKAWMEDSMSRTDNFPFQQERTRSFDGFSMHSLENSLIDIMRAEQDSLKGRYGFSHQGGDGSLPMNARSYGRRRGHSNLFPMEDERSFGEDESGDQGLPGLGSAHCFPHLNGERVERYSRKVFVGGLPPDIDEDEITASFRRFGHLFVDWPHKAESKSYFPPKGYAFLLFQDESSVQALIDACIEEDGKLYLCVSSPTIKDKPVQIRPWNLNDSDFVMDGSQPLDPRKTIFVGGVPRPLRAVELAMIMDRLYGGVCYAGIDTDPELKYPKGAGRVAFSNQQSYIAAISARFVQLQHGEIDKRVEVKPYVLDDQLCDECQGTRCGGKFAPFFCANVTCLQYYCEYCWAAIHSRAGREFHKPLVKEGGDRPRHISFRWN, from the exons ATGGACGACTACGGCTTCGGAGTCCTGGTGAAGAATAACGGCAGTGGCAACAAGTCTGCTTTCCCTGTGAGGATCCCCCCTCACCTCCAAACCCAGCCCCTACACCTCAATCACCCTGCCAACCCCCCCAGCCCCCCTTCATTCGTCAACAGCACCTCGGCCACCAATGGAGGAGGTAGCGCATGGCTGTTCCCCTCCGTAACACCCCACAGTAACATGCAGGATGAGATCCTTGACTCCGACAAGTCCAAAGCCCTGGACCTCCAGGACCTGCAGGAGAAGGCCCAGCCGCAGGCCCTCTCCCCTGGGCAGCAAGAGGCCGGAGGTGGCCTAGGGGAGCTGGATGGAATCCTACCTGAGGACGGCACCCTGGAGAAGGGCTCGTTGGAGACCGGTGGGAAGGAGAAGCTTAGGGGTGGGATGGACTCTCCTCCGGTGCTGGGGGGGTTTGACTACCAGGATAGCCTGGGGATGGGGACATCCGGAGCCcaatccaccaccacctcctccttgaCCTCCTTCAACAACTGGTCCCCGACCATACCTTCCAACCCCTCCCCCGTTATCGGCGAGGACGTCGGGGGTGGGTTCTTTGGCCCGGCTGGTTCCAACGCTAACGGACCCCAGATGCTGTTCCAGAACTTCTCCCACCACGCGGGGCCCGGCTTCGGAGGGGCGGGGGGCAGCTTCTCCCCCCAAATCGGCCCGGTCTCCCAGCACCACCCTCCTccccaccactaccacccccATAACCAGGGGGTCCCCCCTCAGCACCGTCGCTCTCCAgcctccccccaccctccccagccctccttccctcctcaccCCCACCGCTCTGGAGCTTTCACCCAGCTGCCCCACCTGGCCCCGGCCCAGTCCAAGCCCCCCTCCCCTTGGGGCAGCTACCAGAGCCCTGCCCCCCCCACTTCCACCTCCTGGAGCCCCGGGGGAGGTGGGTACGGTGGCTGGGGAGGGTCACAGGGGGTTCGTGAGTACCGCAGGGGCCTCAATGGAGGGGTGACGGCCCTCAACTCCATCTCACCACTTAAGAAGTCTTTCCCCAACAATCAG GTGCCCTCTCAGAAGTATCCTCGTAATAACTCTGGGTTCAACCAAAAGGCCTGGATGGAAGACAGCATGAGTCGCACTGACAACTTCCCTTTCCAG cagGAGAGAACCCGTTCCTTTGATGGCTTCAGCATGCACTCCCTGGAGAACAGTCTGATTGATATTATGAGGGCTGAACAGGATTCATTGAAAG GTCGCTATGGTTTCTCTCACCAGGGCGGAGATGGGTCTTTGCCCATGAATG CTAGGAGCTATGGCAGACGACGAG GTCACTCTAACCTGTTTCCCATGGAGGACGAGCGGTCCTTCGGAGAGGACGAGTCAGGTGACCAGGGACTTCCTGGTTTAGGATCCGCCCACTGTTTCCCGCACCTCAACGGAGAGCGAGTGGAGAGATACTCACGCAAGGTGTTTGTGGGAGGACTGCCCCCCGATATAGATGAAG ATGAGATCACCGCCAGTTTCCGCCGGTTCGGTCACCTGTTTGTTGATTGGCCCCACAAGGCTGAGAGCAAGTCCTATTTCCCACCCAAAG GTTATGCATTCTTACTGTTCCAAGACGAGAGCTCTGTCCAGGCTCTGATCGATGCCTGTATCGAGGAGGATGGCAAGCTCTACCTCTGTGTCTCCAGCCCCACCATCAAGGACAAGCCT GTCCAGATCCGTCCCTGGAACCTGAACGACAGTGACTTTGTGATGGACGGCTCTCAGcctctggaccccaggaagaccaTCTTCGTAGGGGGGGTGCCACGTCCTCTACGTGCAG TGGAGCTGGCCATGATAATGGAtcgtctgtatggaggagtgtgtTACGCTGGAATCGACACAGACCCTGAGCTGAAGTACCCTAAAGGAGCGGGCCGTGTGGCATTCTCCAATCAGCAGAGCTACATCGCTGCTATCAGCGCTCGATTCGTTCAGCTGCAGCACGGCGAGATCGACAAACGG gtggaAGTGAAGCCATATGTGCTGGATGACCAGCTGTGTGATGAGTGCCAGGGGACACGCTGTGGGGGGAAGTTCGCTCCCTTCTTCTGCGCTAACGTCACCTGTCTCCAGTACTACTGCGAGTACTGCTGGGCCGCCATCCACTCCCGTGCCGGACGAGAGTTCCACAAGCCACTGGTCAAGGAGGGGGGAGACCGGCCCCGACACATATCCTTCAGGTGGaattag
- the LOC139366499 gene encoding cytoplasmic polyadenylation element-binding protein 4-like isoform X3, whose protein sequence is MDDYGFGVLVKNNGSGNKSAFPVRIPPHLQTQPLHLNHPANPPSPPSFVNSTSATNGGGSAWLFPSVTPHSNMQDEILDSDKSKALDLQDLQEKAQPQALSPGQQEAGGGLGELDGILPEDGTLEKGSLETGGKEKLRGGMDSPPVLGGFDYQDSLGMGTSGAQSTTTSSLTSFNNWSPTIPSNPSPVIGEDVGGGFFGPAGSNANGPQMLFQNFSHHAGPGFGGAGGSFSPQIGPVSQHHPPPHHYHPHNQGVPPQHRRSPASPHPPQPSFPPHPHRSGAFTQLPHLAPAQSKPPSPWGSYQSPAPPTSTSWSPGGGGYGGWGGSQGVREYRRGLNGGVTALNSISPLKKSFPNNQVPSQKYPRNNSGFNQKAWMEDSMSRTDNFPFQQERTRSFDGFSMHSLENSLIDIMRAEQDSLKGRYGFSHQGGDGSLPMNGHSNLFPMEDERSFGEDESGDQGLPGLGSAHCFPHLNGERVERYSRKVFVGGLPPDIDEDEITASFRRFGHLFVDWPHKAESKSYFPPKGYAFLLFQDESSVQALIDACIEEDGKLYLCVSSPTIKDKPVQIRPWNLNDSDFVMDGSQPLDPRKTIFVGGVPRPLRAVELAMIMDRLYGGVCYAGIDTDPELKYPKGAGRVAFSNQQSYIAAISARFVQLQHGEIDKRVEVKPYVLDDQLCDECQGTRCGGKFAPFFCANVTCLQYYCEYCWAAIHSRAGREFHKPLVKEGGDRPRHISFRWN, encoded by the exons ATGGACGACTACGGCTTCGGAGTCCTGGTGAAGAATAACGGCAGTGGCAACAAGTCTGCTTTCCCTGTGAGGATCCCCCCTCACCTCCAAACCCAGCCCCTACACCTCAATCACCCTGCCAACCCCCCCAGCCCCCCTTCATTCGTCAACAGCACCTCGGCCACCAATGGAGGAGGTAGCGCATGGCTGTTCCCCTCCGTAACACCCCACAGTAACATGCAGGATGAGATCCTTGACTCCGACAAGTCCAAAGCCCTGGACCTCCAGGACCTGCAGGAGAAGGCCCAGCCGCAGGCCCTCTCCCCTGGGCAGCAAGAGGCCGGAGGTGGCCTAGGGGAGCTGGATGGAATCCTACCTGAGGACGGCACCCTGGAGAAGGGCTCGTTGGAGACCGGTGGGAAGGAGAAGCTTAGGGGTGGGATGGACTCTCCTCCGGTGCTGGGGGGGTTTGACTACCAGGATAGCCTGGGGATGGGGACATCCGGAGCCcaatccaccaccacctcctccttgaCCTCCTTCAACAACTGGTCCCCGACCATACCTTCCAACCCCTCCCCCGTTATCGGCGAGGACGTCGGGGGTGGGTTCTTTGGCCCGGCTGGTTCCAACGCTAACGGACCCCAGATGCTGTTCCAGAACTTCTCCCACCACGCGGGGCCCGGCTTCGGAGGGGCGGGGGGCAGCTTCTCCCCCCAAATCGGCCCGGTCTCCCAGCACCACCCTCCTccccaccactaccacccccATAACCAGGGGGTCCCCCCTCAGCACCGTCGCTCTCCAgcctccccccaccctccccagccctccttccctcctcaccCCCACCGCTCTGGAGCTTTCACCCAGCTGCCCCACCTGGCCCCGGCCCAGTCCAAGCCCCCCTCCCCTTGGGGCAGCTACCAGAGCCCTGCCCCCCCCACTTCCACCTCCTGGAGCCCCGGGGGAGGTGGGTACGGTGGCTGGGGAGGGTCACAGGGGGTTCGTGAGTACCGCAGGGGCCTCAATGGAGGGGTGACGGCCCTCAACTCCATCTCACCACTTAAGAAGTCTTTCCCCAACAATCAG GTGCCCTCTCAGAAGTATCCTCGTAATAACTCTGGGTTCAACCAAAAGGCCTGGATGGAAGACAGCATGAGTCGCACTGACAACTTCCCTTTCCAG cagGAGAGAACCCGTTCCTTTGATGGCTTCAGCATGCACTCCCTGGAGAACAGTCTGATTGATATTATGAGGGCTGAACAGGATTCATTGAAAG GTCGCTATGGTTTCTCTCACCAGGGCGGAGATGGGTCTTTGCCCATGAATG GTCACTCTAACCTGTTTCCCATGGAGGACGAGCGGTCCTTCGGAGAGGACGAGTCAGGTGACCAGGGACTTCCTGGTTTAGGATCCGCCCACTGTTTCCCGCACCTCAACGGAGAGCGAGTGGAGAGATACTCACGCAAGGTGTTTGTGGGAGGACTGCCCCCCGATATAGATGAAG ATGAGATCACCGCCAGTTTCCGCCGGTTCGGTCACCTGTTTGTTGATTGGCCCCACAAGGCTGAGAGCAAGTCCTATTTCCCACCCAAAG GTTATGCATTCTTACTGTTCCAAGACGAGAGCTCTGTCCAGGCTCTGATCGATGCCTGTATCGAGGAGGATGGCAAGCTCTACCTCTGTGTCTCCAGCCCCACCATCAAGGACAAGCCT GTCCAGATCCGTCCCTGGAACCTGAACGACAGTGACTTTGTGATGGACGGCTCTCAGcctctggaccccaggaagaccaTCTTCGTAGGGGGGGTGCCACGTCCTCTACGTGCAG TGGAGCTGGCCATGATAATGGAtcgtctgtatggaggagtgtgtTACGCTGGAATCGACACAGACCCTGAGCTGAAGTACCCTAAAGGAGCGGGCCGTGTGGCATTCTCCAATCAGCAGAGCTACATCGCTGCTATCAGCGCTCGATTCGTTCAGCTGCAGCACGGCGAGATCGACAAACGG gtggaAGTGAAGCCATATGTGCTGGATGACCAGCTGTGTGATGAGTGCCAGGGGACACGCTGTGGGGGGAAGTTCGCTCCCTTCTTCTGCGCTAACGTCACCTGTCTCCAGTACTACTGCGAGTACTGCTGGGCCGCCATCCACTCCCGTGCCGGACGAGAGTTCCACAAGCCACTGGTCAAGGAGGGGGGAGACCGGCCCCGACACATATCCTTCAGGTGGaattag
- the LOC139366499 gene encoding cytoplasmic polyadenylation element-binding protein 4-like isoform X4 — protein MDDYGFGVLVKNNGSGNKSAFPVRIPPHLQTQPLHLNHPANPPSPPSFVNSTSATNGGGSAWLFPSVTPHSNMQDEILDSDKSKALDLQDLQEKAQPQALSPGQQEAGGGLGELDGILPEDGTLEKGSLETGGKEKLRGGMDSPPVLGGFDYQDSLGMGTSGAQSTTTSSLTSFNNWSPTIPSNPSPVIGEDVGGGFFGPAGSNANGPQMLFQNFSHHAGPGFGGAGGSFSPQIGPVSQHHPPPHHYHPHNQGVPPQHRRSPASPHPPQPSFPPHPHRSGAFTQLPHLAPAQSKPPSPWGSYQSPAPPTSTSWSPGGGGYGGWGGSQGVREYRRGLNGGVTALNSISPLKKSFPNNQVPSQKYPRNNSGFNQKAWMEDSMSRTDNFPFQERTRSFDGFSMHSLENSLIDIMRAEQDSLKGRYGFSHQGGDGSLPMNGHSNLFPMEDERSFGEDESGDQGLPGLGSAHCFPHLNGERVERYSRKVFVGGLPPDIDEDEITASFRRFGHLFVDWPHKAESKSYFPPKGYAFLLFQDESSVQALIDACIEEDGKLYLCVSSPTIKDKPVQIRPWNLNDSDFVMDGSQPLDPRKTIFVGGVPRPLRAVELAMIMDRLYGGVCYAGIDTDPELKYPKGAGRVAFSNQQSYIAAISARFVQLQHGEIDKRVEVKPYVLDDQLCDECQGTRCGGKFAPFFCANVTCLQYYCEYCWAAIHSRAGREFHKPLVKEGGDRPRHISFRWN, from the exons ATGGACGACTACGGCTTCGGAGTCCTGGTGAAGAATAACGGCAGTGGCAACAAGTCTGCTTTCCCTGTGAGGATCCCCCCTCACCTCCAAACCCAGCCCCTACACCTCAATCACCCTGCCAACCCCCCCAGCCCCCCTTCATTCGTCAACAGCACCTCGGCCACCAATGGAGGAGGTAGCGCATGGCTGTTCCCCTCCGTAACACCCCACAGTAACATGCAGGATGAGATCCTTGACTCCGACAAGTCCAAAGCCCTGGACCTCCAGGACCTGCAGGAGAAGGCCCAGCCGCAGGCCCTCTCCCCTGGGCAGCAAGAGGCCGGAGGTGGCCTAGGGGAGCTGGATGGAATCCTACCTGAGGACGGCACCCTGGAGAAGGGCTCGTTGGAGACCGGTGGGAAGGAGAAGCTTAGGGGTGGGATGGACTCTCCTCCGGTGCTGGGGGGGTTTGACTACCAGGATAGCCTGGGGATGGGGACATCCGGAGCCcaatccaccaccacctcctccttgaCCTCCTTCAACAACTGGTCCCCGACCATACCTTCCAACCCCTCCCCCGTTATCGGCGAGGACGTCGGGGGTGGGTTCTTTGGCCCGGCTGGTTCCAACGCTAACGGACCCCAGATGCTGTTCCAGAACTTCTCCCACCACGCGGGGCCCGGCTTCGGAGGGGCGGGGGGCAGCTTCTCCCCCCAAATCGGCCCGGTCTCCCAGCACCACCCTCCTccccaccactaccacccccATAACCAGGGGGTCCCCCCTCAGCACCGTCGCTCTCCAgcctccccccaccctccccagccctccttccctcctcaccCCCACCGCTCTGGAGCTTTCACCCAGCTGCCCCACCTGGCCCCGGCCCAGTCCAAGCCCCCCTCCCCTTGGGGCAGCTACCAGAGCCCTGCCCCCCCCACTTCCACCTCCTGGAGCCCCGGGGGAGGTGGGTACGGTGGCTGGGGAGGGTCACAGGGGGTTCGTGAGTACCGCAGGGGCCTCAATGGAGGGGTGACGGCCCTCAACTCCATCTCACCACTTAAGAAGTCTTTCCCCAACAATCAG GTGCCCTCTCAGAAGTATCCTCGTAATAACTCTGGGTTCAACCAAAAGGCCTGGATGGAAGACAGCATGAGTCGCACTGACAACTTCCCTTTCCAG GAGAGAACCCGTTCCTTTGATGGCTTCAGCATGCACTCCCTGGAGAACAGTCTGATTGATATTATGAGGGCTGAACAGGATTCATTGAAAG GTCGCTATGGTTTCTCTCACCAGGGCGGAGATGGGTCTTTGCCCATGAATG GTCACTCTAACCTGTTTCCCATGGAGGACGAGCGGTCCTTCGGAGAGGACGAGTCAGGTGACCAGGGACTTCCTGGTTTAGGATCCGCCCACTGTTTCCCGCACCTCAACGGAGAGCGAGTGGAGAGATACTCACGCAAGGTGTTTGTGGGAGGACTGCCCCCCGATATAGATGAAG ATGAGATCACCGCCAGTTTCCGCCGGTTCGGTCACCTGTTTGTTGATTGGCCCCACAAGGCTGAGAGCAAGTCCTATTTCCCACCCAAAG GTTATGCATTCTTACTGTTCCAAGACGAGAGCTCTGTCCAGGCTCTGATCGATGCCTGTATCGAGGAGGATGGCAAGCTCTACCTCTGTGTCTCCAGCCCCACCATCAAGGACAAGCCT GTCCAGATCCGTCCCTGGAACCTGAACGACAGTGACTTTGTGATGGACGGCTCTCAGcctctggaccccaggaagaccaTCTTCGTAGGGGGGGTGCCACGTCCTCTACGTGCAG TGGAGCTGGCCATGATAATGGAtcgtctgtatggaggagtgtgtTACGCTGGAATCGACACAGACCCTGAGCTGAAGTACCCTAAAGGAGCGGGCCGTGTGGCATTCTCCAATCAGCAGAGCTACATCGCTGCTATCAGCGCTCGATTCGTTCAGCTGCAGCACGGCGAGATCGACAAACGG gtggaAGTGAAGCCATATGTGCTGGATGACCAGCTGTGTGATGAGTGCCAGGGGACACGCTGTGGGGGGAAGTTCGCTCCCTTCTTCTGCGCTAACGTCACCTGTCTCCAGTACTACTGCGAGTACTGCTGGGCCGCCATCCACTCCCGTGCCGGACGAGAGTTCCACAAGCCACTGGTCAAGGAGGGGGGAGACCGGCCCCGACACATATCCTTCAGGTGGaattag